Proteins from a genomic interval of Caldicellulosiruptor diazotrophicus:
- the mnmA gene encoding tRNA 2-thiouridine(34) synthase MnmA, producing MKKKVLVAMSGGVDSSVAAAILKEEGYEVYGATMQIWQTETDDDLVREKICCSLTAVDDARRVAHILDIPYYVFNMKDDFKKEVINYFVDEYIKGRTPNPCIMCNRKIKFELFLKKAMVLGMDYIATGHYAIIEYDKSLCRYLLKRSKAREKDQTYVLYNMTQEMLSKTIFPLGRFSKDEVRKLAEKFKLPVAKKPDSQEICFIPDNDYGSFIEKETGMKDEGVYVDTEGNILGKSKAYYNYTIGQRKGLGISTGKRMYVVDIKPEENKVVLGEEDKVFSDGLIASELNFILFDKLESELEVTAKIRYTAKEAKARIIPIEDNKVLVKFYEKQRAITPGQSVVFYSRDIVVGGGIIEKAL from the coding sequence TTGAAGAAAAAAGTCTTGGTTGCTATGAGTGGAGGTGTAGATTCTTCTGTTGCAGCTGCAATCCTGAAAGAAGAAGGGTATGAAGTATATGGAGCAACAATGCAGATTTGGCAAACTGAAACTGATGATGATTTAGTTCGTGAAAAGATTTGTTGTTCACTTACTGCTGTTGACGATGCACGAAGGGTAGCTCATATTCTTGACATACCATATTATGTCTTTAATATGAAAGATGATTTTAAAAAAGAGGTCATAAACTACTTTGTCGACGAATATATAAAAGGTAGAACGCCAAATCCTTGCATTATGTGCAACAGGAAAATCAAGTTTGAGCTTTTTTTAAAAAAGGCAATGGTGCTTGGCATGGATTACATTGCAACAGGTCATTATGCCATAATAGAATACGATAAGAGTCTATGTAGATATCTCTTGAAAAGGTCAAAAGCAAGAGAAAAAGACCAAACTTATGTGCTTTACAACATGACCCAGGAGATGCTTTCTAAAACAATTTTCCCACTTGGTAGATTTTCCAAAGATGAGGTTAGAAAGCTTGCAGAAAAATTTAAACTTCCAGTTGCGAAAAAACCTGACTCACAGGAGATTTGTTTTATCCCGGACAATGACTATGGAAGTTTTATTGAAAAAGAGACAGGAATGAAAGATGAAGGAGTGTATGTTGACACAGAGGGAAATATACTTGGCAAGAGCAAGGCGTATTACAATTACACCATCGGTCAGAGAAAAGGACTTGGCATTTCTACCGGCAAAAGGATGTATGTAGTTGATATAAAACCTGAGGAGAACAAAGTTGTTTTAGGAGAAGAAGACAAAGTATTTTCGGATGGTTTGATTGCTTCTGAGTTGAACTTTATACTATTTGATAAATTGGAATCTGAGCTTGAAGTGACAGCAAAGATACGATACACTGCAAAAGAGGCAAAAGCAAGAATTATACCCATAGAAGATAATAAAGTCTTGGTTAAGTTTTATGAAAAACAGCGTGCCATAACACCAGGGCAGTCTGTGGTGTTCTACAGCCGCGATATTGTTGTTGGTGGCGGTATAATAGAAAAAGCCCTCTGA
- the infA gene encoding translation initiation factor IF-1, with the protein MSKEDVIELEGTVVEALPNAMFHVQLDNGHKVLAHVSGKLRMNFIRILPGDRVVVQLSPYDLTRGRIVWRSK; encoded by the coding sequence TTGTCCAAGGAGGATGTAATTGAATTAGAAGGGACTGTGGTTGAGGCACTGCCAAACGCAATGTTTCATGTCCAGCTTGACAATGGGCACAAAGTCCTTGCCCATGTGTCAGGAAAACTCAGAATGAACTTTATAAGGATACTTCCGGGTGATAGAGTAGTTGTTCAGCTATCACCGTACGATTTAACACGAGGTAGAATTGTGTGGAGGTCAAAATAA
- the nifS gene encoding cysteine desulfurase NifS, with protein sequence MEGKIIYFDHAATTPLKREVLDEMMPYLTEQYGNPSTIYKLGREAKKAIELARERVAKALNADIQEIYFTSGGTESDNWALKGVAFANKDKGKHIITTTIEHHAVLHPLKYLEGLGFEVTYVPVEPNGIVDPHRIKEAIRNDTILISVMLANNEIGTIQPVKEIAKIAKEKGIIVHTDAVQAVGQIPVDVKDLGVDLLSLSAHKFYGPKGVGALYIKKGTKIHPFSHGGAQERNRRAGTENVAGIVGLGKAIELATQNLSDYAAKLQKLRDKLIDGVLSKIDYVRLNGDRYQRLPNNANFSFEFIEGESLLLMLDMKGIAASSGSACTSGSLDPSHVLLAIGLEHEVAHGSLRITLGEDNTEEDIDYLLEVLPEIVSRLREMSPLYESVKKGGK encoded by the coding sequence ATGGAAGGGAAAATAATTTATTTTGACCATGCAGCCACAACCCCTCTTAAAAGGGAAGTATTAGATGAGATGATGCCATATTTAACAGAGCAGTACGGCAATCCTTCAACAATTTACAAGCTTGGAAGAGAAGCCAAAAAAGCAATTGAACTTGCAAGAGAAAGGGTTGCAAAGGCCTTAAATGCTGATATTCAAGAAATTTACTTTACCTCTGGTGGAACAGAATCAGATAACTGGGCCTTAAAAGGGGTTGCTTTTGCAAATAAAGATAAAGGCAAGCATATTATAACAACAACAATCGAGCACCATGCAGTTTTGCATCCTCTGAAATATCTTGAAGGTTTAGGATTTGAAGTGACATATGTTCCTGTTGAGCCAAATGGTATTGTTGACCCTCACAGAATAAAAGAGGCAATAAGAAATGACACTATTTTGATTTCTGTCATGCTTGCAAATAACGAAATTGGGACAATACAGCCTGTTAAAGAGATAGCAAAGATAGCGAAGGAAAAAGGGATAATTGTTCATACTGATGCAGTTCAAGCAGTTGGGCAAATTCCTGTTGATGTAAAAGATTTGGGTGTGGATTTGCTATCACTTTCTGCTCATAAATTCTATGGTCCAAAAGGTGTTGGAGCACTTTATATCAAAAAAGGGACAAAGATTCATCCATTTTCGCATGGAGGTGCACAGGAAAGAAACAGACGTGCTGGGACAGAGAATGTAGCAGGAATTGTTGGTCTTGGTAAGGCTATAGAGCTTGCTACTCAGAATCTTTCTGACTATGCTGCAAAGCTTCAAAAACTGAGAGATAAGCTCATTGACGGAGTCTTAAGCAAAATTGATTATGTTCGACTAAATGGTGATAGATACCAGAGACTTCCTAACAATGCAAACTTCTCATTTGAGTTTATTGAGGGTGAAAGCCTGCTTTTGATGCTTGACATGAAAGGAATTGCAGCATCAAGCGGTTCAGCATGTACATCAGGGTCTTTGGACCCTTCACATGTGCTTCTGGCAATTGGGCTTGAACATGAGGTTGCTCATGGATCTTTGAGAATAACACTTGGTGAAGATAACACCGAAGAAGATATAGATTATCTATTAGAAGTATTACCTGAAATTGTTTCAAGACTAAGAGAGATGAGTCCACTCTATGAAAGTGTAAAAAAAGGGGGCAAGTGA
- a CDS encoding RrF2 family transcriptional regulator, which yields MFRLSTKGRYGVRAMFDLALHYDEGLVSLKSIAERQEISEHYLEQLIAALKKAGLVKSIRGAQGGYILSKDPSKITIGEILRALEGSLSPSECIDDIERVDCPRSEFCVTRKVWEKVKEAIENVVDSVTLQDLVDDYKKMTANESYMFYI from the coding sequence ATGTTCAGGTTATCTACAAAGGGAAGATATGGTGTCAGAGCAATGTTTGATTTAGCACTTCATTATGATGAAGGGCTTGTGTCACTCAAGAGCATAGCAGAGCGTCAGGAGATTTCTGAGCATTATTTAGAGCAGCTCATTGCTGCATTGAAAAAGGCAGGACTTGTCAAGAGCATAAGAGGTGCTCAGGGTGGATATATACTTTCAAAGGATCCTTCCAAAATTACCATAGGTGAGATTTTAAGAGCTCTTGAGGGATCACTTTCGCCTTCTGAATGTATAGATGATATAGAAAGGGTTGACTGTCCAAGATCAGAGTTTTGCGTTACCAGAAAGGTTTGGGAAAAGGTCAAAGAAGCAATAGAAAACGTTGTAGACTCTGTCACACTCCAGGATTTAGTTGATGATTATAAAAAGATGACAGCAAATGAGTCATATATGTTTTATATCTAA
- a CDS encoding histidinol-phosphatase HisJ family protein — protein sequence MFDYHIHSNFSSDSNMSMEDAVKKAIELNLDEIAFTDHMDLLYPPVSYPVWDINYEDYMNEFYSIKEKYSTKIKIKLGSEVGLQPHSIEKSLEILNSYSFDFVIASTHVVDFQDLADGVFYQGKTKQQTYIRYFEETLNLIKSFDKFCVYGHLDIVKRYGDYENKDFDREEYWDFIDEILKLLILKGKGIEVNTSGFRYGLGMPHPEYKIIKRFYELGGEIITLGSDAHSTEYIAYMFDYTVDMLKSIGFKYLTKFENLEPIFVKI from the coding sequence ATGTTTGACTACCACATTCATTCTAACTTTTCATCTGACTCAAATATGAGTATGGAAGATGCTGTAAAAAAAGCTATTGAACTCAACCTTGACGAGATAGCCTTTACAGACCACATGGACCTTTTATACCCGCCTGTTTCATACCCTGTTTGGGATATTAACTATGAAGATTACATGAATGAGTTTTATTCTATCAAAGAAAAATACAGCACCAAGATTAAAATTAAACTTGGTAGCGAGGTTGGACTGCAACCACATTCTATAGAAAAAAGTTTAGAGATTCTAAACAGCTATTCCTTTGACTTTGTAATTGCCTCAACCCATGTTGTAGACTTTCAAGATTTGGCAGATGGTGTTTTCTATCAGGGAAAAACAAAACAGCAGACTTATATAAGATACTTTGAAGAAACTCTGAACCTCATTAAAAGCTTTGACAAATTTTGTGTATATGGTCATCTTGATATTGTCAAACGATATGGAGATTATGAGAACAAAGATTTTGATAGAGAAGAATATTGGGATTTTATAGATGAGATATTAAAACTGCTTATTCTTAAAGGAAAAGGAATTGAAGTTAATACCTCTGGTTTTAGATATGGCCTTGGAATGCCACATCCAGAATATAAAATCATAAAACGATTTTATGAATTGGGTGGAGAAATAATTACACTTGGGTCAGATGCCCACTCTACAGAATACATTGCATATATGTTCGATTATACTGTTGACATGCTAAAGAGCATTGGTTTTAAATATTTAACAAAATTTGAAAATCTTGAACCGATATTTGTAAAAATATAA
- a CDS encoding KOW domain-containing RNA-binding protein, whose protein sequence is MDLQIGQIVLSKMGRDKNRFFVIFDITDDGYVYLVDGKLRKIKKPKKKKIKHIAPTKFVSEEIKEKILKKKLTDAEVAKVIEEFENRKE, encoded by the coding sequence ATGGATCTTCAAATAGGGCAGATTGTTCTGTCCAAAATGGGAAGAGATAAAAATAGGTTTTTTGTAATTTTTGATATAACCGATGACGGATATGTTTACCTTGTTGACGGGAAACTGCGGAAGATCAAAAAGCCCAAGAAGAAGAAGATAAAACACATAGCACCCACAAAGTTTGTCTCTGAAGAGATAAAAGAAAAGATACTCAAGAAAAAGCTTACTGACGCAGAGGTTGCAAAGGTGATAGAAGAATTTGAGAATAGAAAAGAGTAG
- a CDS encoding DNA-directed RNA polymerase subunit alpha, with protein MIEFQKPTIRCEELSPDNKYGRYVIEPLERGYGITVGNALRRTLLSSLPGAAVTAVKIDGVLHEFSTIPGVLEDVPEIILNLKGLAIKMSSPGPKVMYIEAQGECEVKAKDIKADADIEICNPDHHIATLNSDARLFMEITVNQGKGYVPAERNKQPNQPIGVIPVDSIYTPVVKVNYKVENTRVGQVTDYDKLTMEIWTNGTIRPDEALTVAAKILIEHFNLFTDLSNIPTKIETVVKQEPPKRNKLLDMTIEELELSVRSYNCLKRAGINTVEDLVNKTEEEMMKVRNLGKKSLEEVIQKLHSLGLSLKKSDSTPKEEEEEK; from the coding sequence TTGATAGAATTTCAAAAACCAACAATAAGGTGTGAAGAGCTGAGCCCAGACAATAAATATGGGCGATATGTTATTGAGCCTCTTGAGAGAGGTTATGGCATAACAGTTGGTAATGCATTAAGAAGAACGCTTTTGTCGTCATTGCCTGGTGCAGCAGTTACAGCAGTTAAGATTGATGGGGTTTTGCATGAGTTTTCAACAATTCCAGGGGTCTTAGAAGATGTACCGGAAATAATTCTCAATTTAAAAGGTTTGGCTATCAAGATGTCATCTCCAGGGCCCAAGGTAATGTACATTGAAGCTCAGGGTGAATGCGAAGTAAAAGCAAAAGATATAAAGGCAGATGCTGATATAGAGATTTGCAATCCAGACCATCATATTGCTACTCTTAACTCTGACGCAAGACTTTTTATGGAAATAACAGTAAATCAAGGAAAAGGTTATGTTCCTGCTGAAAGAAACAAACAGCCAAATCAGCCAATAGGTGTTATCCCTGTTGATTCTATTTATACGCCTGTTGTAAAGGTCAACTATAAAGTTGAAAATACAAGAGTTGGTCAGGTAACCGATTATGACAAGTTGACTATGGAAATATGGACAAATGGAACTATTCGTCCGGATGAGGCGCTAACTGTTGCCGCAAAGATTTTAATAGAGCATTTTAACCTGTTTACTGATCTTTCTAATATTCCTACAAAGATTGAGACAGTTGTAAAACAAGAACCGCCGAAGAGAAATAAACTTTTAGATATGACCATAGAAGAGCTTGAGCTTTCAGTAAGGTCGTATAACTGCCTCAAAAGAGCTGGTATTAACACTGTTGAAGATTTAGTCAATAAGACTGAAGAAGAGATGATGAAGGTAAGAAACCTTGGCAAAAAGTCCTTAGAAGAGGTCATTCAAAAACTTCACAGTTTAGGACTTAGCCTCAAAAAGAGTGATAGCACGCCGAAGGAGGAGGAAGAAGAGAAATGA
- the rplQ gene encoding 50S ribosomal protein L17, with protein MNKLRKLKRDTDHRQALMRNLATSLFKHGRIMTTEAKAKDLRRIAEKLITIAKKGDLASYRRVLGYLYEEDVAYDLFQKIAPRYQGRNGGYTRIIKVGPRKGDGAMMVYIELV; from the coding sequence ATGAACAAATTAAGAAAACTCAAACGCGATACAGACCACAGACAAGCCCTTATGAGGAACTTGGCAACATCTTTGTTCAAGCACGGTAGAATAATGACAACGGAGGCAAAGGCAAAGGATTTGAGAAGAATAGCTGAAAAGCTAATAACCATTGCTAAAAAAGGGGATCTTGCATCATATAGAAGAGTTTTAGGGTATTTGTATGAAGAAGATGTTGCATATGACTTGTTCCAGAAAATAGCTCCAAGATATCAAGGGAGAAATGGTGGTTATACAAGAATAATTAAGGTTGGGCCACGTAAAGGCGACGGTGCTATGATGGTTTATATAGAGCTTGTGTAG
- the rpsM gene encoding 30S ribosomal protein S13, with protein sequence MARIAGVDLPREKRVEIALTYIFGIGLSRSKQILKETGVDPNKRVKDLTDDEVAKIRDYIDKNFKVEGELRAEIARNIKRLIDIRCYRGLRHLRGLPVRGQRTRTNARTRKGPRKTVGVMRKKS encoded by the coding sequence ATGGCACGAATTGCAGGTGTAGATTTACCAAGAGAAAAGAGAGTTGAAATAGCTCTGACATATATTTTTGGGATTGGCCTTTCAAGATCAAAACAGATTTTGAAAGAAACCGGGGTTGATCCAAACAAAAGAGTAAAAGACCTCACTGACGATGAGGTAGCTAAAATCAGAGACTATATAGACAAGAATTTCAAGGTTGAAGGTGAACTGAGGGCTGAAATTGCAAGGAATATAAAGAGATTGATTGATATAAGATGTTATAGAGGTTTAAGACACTTAAGAGGTCTTCCTGTTCGTGGTCAGAGAACAAGAACAAATGCAAGAACAAGAAAAGGTCCAAGAAAAACTGTTGGCGTCATGAGAAAGAAATCATAA
- the rpsD gene encoding 30S ribosomal protein S4: protein MSKYIGPDCRLCRREGMKLFLKGDRCYTEKCAFARRPYPPGQHGQERKKLSEYGMQLREKQKVKRIYGVLETQFRRYFEMAEKMKGIAGENLLSLLERRLDNVVYRLGFASSRGEARLLVSHAHFKVNGRTVNIPSYIVKVGDVIEVDERSKSKTRFVEIKEKYANKPSPKWLEKDAENLVGKVIALPTREDIDMPIREHLIVELYSK, encoded by the coding sequence TTGTCAAAATACATTGGGCCAGACTGCAGACTGTGCAGAAGAGAAGGAATGAAATTATTCTTAAAAGGTGATAGATGTTATACCGAAAAGTGTGCATTTGCAAGAAGACCATACCCGCCAGGTCAGCATGGTCAAGAGAGAAAGAAGCTTTCTGAATATGGTATGCAGCTGAGAGAAAAACAGAAAGTAAAAAGAATTTATGGTGTTTTAGAGACCCAGTTCAGAAGATACTTCGAAATGGCTGAAAAAATGAAAGGTATCGCTGGTGAAAATCTTTTGTCATTACTTGAAAGAAGGCTTGACAATGTTGTGTACAGACTTGGATTTGCTTCTTCACGTGGCGAGGCAAGACTTTTAGTATCGCATGCTCATTTTAAGGTAAATGGAAGAACTGTGAACATTCCATCTTATATTGTAAAGGTTGGCGATGTAATAGAGGTTGACGAGAGAAGCAAATCTAAGACAAGATTTGTGGAGATAAAAGAGAAATATGCAAATAAGCCTTCTCCAAAGTGGCTTGAAAAGGACGCTGAGAACCTTGTAGGAAAGGTAATAGCTCTTCCAACAAGAGAAGATATTGATATGCCAATTAGGGAACACCTGATAGTAGAGCTTTATTCAAAGTAA
- the map gene encoding type I methionyl aminopeptidase: MITIKSEAELDSMRAAGRIVAMVLKELEKLIRPGITTKELDEFAEEYIIKNGGIPSFKGLYGYPASICTSVNDEVVHGIPGMRRLEDGDIISIDVGVCVDGLHADAARTFAVGKISETARFLIKVTEESFFEGIKNAVAGKRIGDISNSIQTYVESRGFSVVRDLVGHGIGRKFHESPQVPNFGKAGVGIRLIKNMTLAVEPMVNEGSYKVYTDKDGWTVKTIDGRLSAHYENTIIITESLPEIITL, encoded by the coding sequence ATGATTACTATAAAATCAGAAGCTGAGCTTGATAGTATGAGAGCAGCTGGCAGAATTGTTGCTATGGTTTTAAAAGAATTGGAAAAACTGATACGGCCAGGTATCACTACAAAAGAGCTTGATGAATTCGCTGAAGAGTATATAATTAAAAATGGCGGGATACCATCATTTAAGGGATTGTATGGGTATCCTGCCTCCATATGTACCTCAGTCAACGACGAGGTAGTTCATGGAATTCCAGGTATGAGAAGGCTGGAAGATGGAGATATTATCAGTATAGACGTAGGAGTTTGTGTTGACGGACTTCATGCTGATGCTGCAAGAACCTTTGCTGTTGGAAAGATTTCTGAGACAGCAAGGTTTTTGATAAAGGTTACAGAAGAAAGCTTTTTTGAAGGTATTAAAAACGCGGTTGCTGGCAAGAGAATTGGAGATATTTCAAATAGTATACAAACATATGTTGAAAGCCGTGGCTTCAGTGTTGTGAGGGATTTGGTGGGGCATGGAATAGGTAGAAAATTTCATGAGTCACCTCAGGTCCCTAACTTTGGCAAGGCTGGAGTTGGGATAAGGCTTATCAAGAACATGACCTTGGCAGTTGAACCTATGGTAAATGAAGGAAGTTACAAAGTGTATACTGACAAGGACGGTTGGACTGTAAAGACGATCGACGGTAGGCTCTCTGCTCATTATGAAAATACAATAATTATAACAGAGAGTTTACCAGAGATAATTACATTATGA
- the nifU gene encoding Fe-S cluster assembly scaffold protein NifU, which translates to MYSEKVLDHFMNPRNVGEIENADGVAQVGNPKCGDIMKVYLKIENGIIVDAKFKTFGCGAAVATSSMATEMVKGKTIEEALQITNKAVAEALDGLPANKLHCSVLAEEAIKAAIEDYLSKQKSKNTN; encoded by the coding sequence ATGTATAGCGAAAAGGTTTTAGACCATTTTATGAACCCGCGAAATGTGGGTGAGATTGAGAATGCAGACGGTGTTGCTCAGGTTGGCAACCCGAAATGTGGGGATATAATGAAGGTGTATCTTAAAATAGAAAATGGTATAATAGTTGATGCAAAATTTAAAACATTTGGCTGCGGTGCTGCTGTTGCAACAAGTTCAATGGCAACAGAGATGGTGAAAGGAAAGACAATAGAAGAAGCTTTGCAGATTACTAACAAAGCTGTTGCAGAAGCTTTAGACGGTCTTCCGGCAAACAAGCTCCACTGTTCGGTTTTAGCCGAAGAGGCAATTAAAGCCGCAATTGAAGACTATCTTAGCAAGCAAAAAAGCAAAAATACCAACTAG
- the rpsK gene encoding 30S ribosomal protein S11 has product MARPVRRTVRRSERKNVEKGIAHIHSTFNNTIVTITDPSGNAIAWASAGTCGFSGTKKGTPFAAQLAAEKAAKMAMDHGMRTVEVYVKGPGAGREAAIRALQAAGLEVTLIKDVTPIPHNGCRPPKRRRV; this is encoded by the coding sequence ATGGCAAGACCAGTAAGAAGAACTGTCCGACGTTCAGAGAGAAAGAATGTTGAAAAAGGCATTGCACACATTCATTCAACATTCAATAATACAATAGTTACTATTACTGACCCATCTGGCAATGCAATTGCATGGGCAAGTGCAGGAACATGTGGTTTTTCAGGGACTAAAAAGGGCACACCGTTTGCTGCTCAGCTTGCGGCTGAAAAGGCAGCAAAGATGGCAATGGACCATGGTATGAGAACTGTTGAGGTTTATGTAAAAGGGCCAGGTGCAGGAAGAGAAGCTGCAATACGAGCTCTTCAAGCAGCAGGGCTTGAGGTAACACTTATAAAGGATGTTACTCCAATTCCGCACAACGGGTGCAGACCGCCAAAAAGAAGAAGAGTATAA
- a CDS encoding CCA tRNA nucleotidyltransferase: MIQLKNEPMKVIRILNQHGFKAYLVGGCLRDYLLMKEPQDFDIATDAKPEDVIHLFEKTIPTGIKHGTVTVIINGVKIEVTTFRVEKEYENHRWPKVEFTNSLFEDLRRRDFTINAMAYHPDEGLIDYFGGIEDLKNKIVRCVGNPYERFFEDALRILRCIRFATQLSFVIEDETFEALKSLKYLLKKISKERINIELSKTLESQNSSYGLKLLYESGVGSIIISEYSHIYLYLGKVEFDFIPTKFKVPAFFACLKNNTLIEKLMKDLKFEKKKINVAAKLCNYLTMECSQDKLVKKIFFEEEEEAEEILTTISILKSDHKILQILNELERENKLIRKKDVQVRGEDLLILGLKGEMIGKVLKSVYEYILENPEKNNKDEILNYVNLYLQQGKN; this comes from the coding sequence ATGATTCAACTTAAAAACGAACCGATGAAAGTAATTAGGATATTAAATCAACATGGATTTAAGGCATATTTGGTTGGTGGATGTCTGAGAGATTATCTACTTATGAAAGAACCTCAAGATTTTGACATTGCAACAGACGCAAAACCTGAAGATGTAATTCATCTTTTTGAAAAGACCATTCCAACAGGTATAAAACATGGAACGGTAACAGTGATTATAAATGGAGTCAAGATAGAAGTAACAACTTTTAGGGTCGAAAAAGAATATGAAAACCACAGATGGCCAAAAGTAGAGTTCACAAACAGTCTTTTTGAAGACCTCAGAAGAAGGGATTTTACTATAAATGCTATGGCATATCATCCAGATGAAGGACTTATAGATTATTTCGGTGGAATTGAGGACTTGAAAAATAAAATTGTTAGATGTGTTGGCAATCCTTATGAGAGATTTTTTGAAGATGCACTGAGAATCTTAAGGTGTATAAGGTTTGCAACGCAGCTAAGTTTTGTCATAGAAGATGAAACTTTTGAGGCACTGAAAAGCCTAAAATATCTTTTAAAAAAAATCTCCAAGGAAAGAATAAATATAGAACTATCAAAGACTTTGGAAAGTCAAAATTCTTCTTACGGTCTTAAACTTCTTTATGAAAGCGGTGTAGGTAGTATTATAATTTCTGAATATTCACATATATACCTTTATTTAGGCAAAGTAGAGTTTGATTTTATTCCTACAAAATTCAAAGTTCCTGCCTTTTTTGCCTGCTTGAAAAATAATACATTAATTGAGAAACTAATGAAAGATTTGAAGTTTGAAAAAAAGAAAATTAATGTTGCTGCTAAACTCTGCAATTATTTAACCATGGAATGCTCTCAAGATAAACTTGTCAAAAAGATTTTTTTCGAAGAGGAGGAAGAAGCGGAAGAAATTCTGACAACCATTTCTATCTTAAAATCAGACCATAAAATTTTACAAATATTAAATGAATTAGAAAGAGAAAATAAGCTCATCCGTAAAAAAGATGTTCAGGTAAGGGGAGAAGATTTGCTAATTTTAGGTTTGAAAGGTGAAATGATAGGCAAGGTTTTAAAAAGTGTATATGAATATATTTTAGAAAATCCTGAAAAAAATAATAAAGACGAAATATTAAACTATGTTAATTTATATCTTCAACAGGGTAAAAATTAA
- a CDS encoding 2-oxoacid:acceptor oxidoreductase family protein: MLPTTNELGYYEIRLESIGGLGANVAGKILAEAGVVGSGLNALNFASYGSEKKGSPVKSYIRFAPKEKIIRINSPVVQPHLIAIFHENMVNTNPVTQGLRKDGIVILNTNKSVDEARDFLKLASGTVATVDAIRIALEVKTRINMVMLGAIVRMLGFISLDSVKEIVKQTFEKKYPQTIASNMAGLEAGYNQVEFKFFEYDGKYQYVEYQEERRPMGYKNAPIGGTIVEFANTITKNNITSRIGRIPVFIKEKCINCGLCETTCPDYVFVWDRKLENGKFMMFNLGPDYQYCKGCLRCVDICPTGALVEGIEREYDIEKISAKHDFDIYEKWYEDGENR, encoded by the coding sequence ATGTTACCAACTACAAACGAACTTGGGTACTACGAAATCCGACTTGAAAGTATTGGCGGACTTGGTGCAAATGTTGCGGGCAAAATTTTGGCTGAGGCAGGTGTTGTTGGAAGTGGACTGAATGCCTTAAATTTTGCAAGTTATGGCTCTGAAAAGAAAGGTTCACCTGTAAAGTCGTATATAAGATTTGCTCCAAAGGAAAAAATAATAAGAATAAATTCGCCTGTTGTGCAGCCACATTTAATTGCTATTTTTCATGAAAATATGGTTAATACAAATCCTGTCACACAAGGGCTTAGAAAAGATGGAATAGTTATCCTGAATACAAACAAGAGCGTGGATGAGGCTCGAGATTTTTTGAAACTTGCAAGTGGAACAGTTGCAACAGTGGATGCAATAAGGATTGCTCTTGAAGTTAAAACGAGGATTAACATGGTTATGCTTGGCGCAATTGTAAGAATGCTTGGATTTATCAGTTTAGATAGCGTGAAAGAGATTGTTAAACAAACTTTTGAGAAAAAATATCCGCAAACAATTGCGTCCAACATGGCAGGTCTTGAAGCTGGATATAACCAGGTAGAATTTAAGTTTTTTGAATATGATGGTAAATACCAATACGTAGAGTACCAAGAAGAAAGAAGACCTATGGGATACAAAAACGCTCCAATTGGAGGGACTATTGTAGAGTTTGCAAACACAATAACAAAAAACAATATAACCAGCAGGATTGGCAGAATTCCTGTGTTTATAAAAGAAAAATGCATCAACTGTGGGCTTTGCGAAACAACATGTCCTGATTATGTCTTTGTTTGGGATAGAAAGCTTGAAAATGGTAAGTTTATGATGTTTAATCTGGGGCCTGATTATCAGTATTGCAAAGGATGTCTTAGATGTGTTGATATTTGTCCTACAGGTGCACTTGTTGAAGGAATTGAAAGGGAATATGACATAGAAAAAATCTCTGCAAAACATGATTTTGATATATACGAAAAATGGTATGAGGATGGTGAGAATAGATGA
- the rpmJ gene encoding 50S ribosomal protein L36, which produces MKVRPSVKPICEKCKVIRRKGKIRIICENPKHKQRQG; this is translated from the coding sequence ATGAAAGTCAGACCATCTGTAAAACCAATATGTGAAAAGTGTAAGGTTATCAGAAGAAAAGGTAAAATAAGAATAATTTGCGAAAATCCAAAACACAAGCAAAGACAAGGTTAA